A stretch of DNA from Candidatus Binatia bacterium:
TCAACGACGCGCTTCATTCCTTCCTGCGAGCGCGCCGCCCGGTCGGCGATGATCACGGGACGCTCCGCCGCGACCAGCATCTTCGCGGCCTCGACCACGGCGCCGCCGTCGCCCTGCGGCGGGATCGAAAGCGTGAGCTTCGGGATGCGCAGCTTCTTCTCGTCGTGGATCGGCTCTTCCGCCAGATCGCCGTCGGCGGTGACGACGATCGGCTCCATCGGCGGCGTCGTGCAAAGCTTGTAGCCGCGCATGACCGACTCGGCGAAAGCTTGCAGCGATGCCGGCTGATCGTCCCACTTGGTGAAATCGCGCAGCAGCAACGCCGGATCCTGCACGCAGTGGTACCACTCCGTGCCCGGCCTGCGCGTGGCCGCATCGACGAAGTTGCCGGCGAATATCATGATGGGAACGCGGTCGCACCAGGCGTTGTAAACCGCCATCGCCGCGTGCTGCAGCCCGACCGTGCCGTGCGCGAGCACGCCCATCGGCTTGCCCGCCGCTTTGGCGTAGCCGTGCGCCATCGCGACCGAAGATTCCTCGTGCATGCAGGTCAGGAACTCCGGTTTTTTATTGCCGCCGTAGTTGACGATGGACTCATGGAGGCTCCGGAAGCTCGAGCCCGGATTCGAAGTGATGTACTCGATGCCGGTCGCTTTGATGACGTCGACCATGAAATCCGAACCGGGGCGCGCGATGATTTTTTCGCTCGCCCGCGCGGGCTCTTTAGCTTCCCCGCCGGCGGTTGCCGCCTCGGCCGACCGGGTGTTTTGCACGAGCCGCGCGCCAATGGTGGCTGCCGCCGCGGTTGCCGCGGCGCCTTTGAGAAATGAACGACGGTCGATGGTTTGTTTGCCCATAGTTCGTCTCCTTTTGCCGGGAGCGTAACCGATGCGCTCGCGCCGTGTCAACATAAACTATCCGAGAGACGTGAACCCGGCATGGTCCGCACATCGACATGCGGGGTCTTCCATGATAAATTCAATCGCCATCGGAGGTTTGCCGTGCGTAAGATCCCCATCGCATTGTTCTCGGTTATCGCCGTGGGTTTCGGAGCTTTGCTGGCGCTGAATTTTCGGCCGAATGCCCCGGTCGGTCCGGCTGAGCCGCCCCGGACGAAAGCCGTTTCGGCTTCGATCGCCGTCCAGACGGTGCCTGGGATGCCGCCGGTGATAAACCCATCGAATCTCTACAGCGAAACCGATGTGGGAAAATTCAGCCCGGCGGTCGCCGGCGCATTGACGCGCGTCTACGTTCCCAACCGCTCGTCGAATGACGTGCACGTGATCAACCCTGAGACGCTCAAAGTAATCGATCGCTTCCCCGTAGGCGTGCACCCGCAGCACATCGTGCCGTCGTGGGACTTGAAGATGCTATGGGTGAACAACAACGCCGAGGGGCGCCCCGACGGGAGCCTGACGCCGATCGATCCGAAGACGGGTAGGCCGGGAAAATCCGTTCCCGTCGACGATCCCTACAATATGTATTTCACTCCCAACGGCACCTGGGCGGTCATCGTAGCCGAGGCCTTTAAGCGCCTGGATTTCCGCGACCCGCAAACCATGGCGTTGGAGGTCTCGCTCGAAGTGCCCGAATGCGCCGGGATCAACCACGCTGACTTTTCCATCGACGGGCGTTTCGGGATTTTTACTTGCGAGTACGCCGGCAGCGTGGCGAAAATCGATTTCGTCGAGCGCAAGGTTGCCGGTTATCTCAAACTCTCGCGCGGCGGCATGCCGCAAGACGTTCGGGTTTCGCCGGACGGCGCGATTTTTTACGTTGCGGATATGAAAGCCGGCGGCGTGTTTCTGATCGACGGGAAGACATTCAGAGAACTCGGCTTCATCGAAACCGGCACCGGGACGCACGGCCTCTACCCAAGCCGCGACGGGACGAAACTCTACGTGGCCAATCGCGGCTCGGCGCGCGTCTACGGCCCGCCACGCGGCGATGGCAGTGTTTCCGTCCTGGATTTTGCGACGCGGAAAGTCGTCGCCACGTGGCCGATTCCCGGCGGCGGCAGCCCGGATATGGGGAACGTGAGCGCCGATGGAAAGAAGCTCTGGCTCTCGGGCCGTTATGACGACGTCGTCTACGTTATCGACACGATGACGGGCGAGGTGAAATCAATTTCGGTCGGGGACGAGCCGCACGGACTCACGGTCTGGCCGCAACCGGGACGGTATTCACTGGGACACACGGGAAACCTGAGGTAAGGATGAAGGATGAGGGATGAAGGCTGAAGCAAGAGGTCGTTGCTGTTTCATCCTTCATAATTCATCCTTCATCCTTGCTTTTCAGCGCGGGCATCACATGCCGCGTAAAGAGATCCACTGACCGCAGCGATTCCTCCAAAGATAAATCTCCGAAAGCGAATTGGCCGACCAGATAGTTCGCGCCGGATTCCGCAAGCTGGGATTGCAGGAAAGCGCGCACGGTCTCCGGACCGCCGGCAATGCCTTGCCCCGCCAATGGGAGTTCATCGAAAGTCGGCGGCCGCTGGTGTATCGGCGCGCCGCCGCGAAGCTTGAACAAATGGTTGAAGCTCCGGTGCCACATCGAATAGGCGCGCCGCGCGATCGTAAGCGCTTCGTCGTCAGCGCCGGCCACGACGATGAAGCGGCCGATCCCGATCATCGGCTTTGCGCCGGTTTTTCCATGCGTCTCGCCCCGGACTTGACGGTAGCGATCGACAAAGCTGCGCGTCTTGGCGGCGGAGTCCAGGCTCACGATATTGAGGCCGCGGCGCGCCGCCCGCTCGGCGCTCTCGACGGAGTGGACGCCGTACCAGACGGGCGGATGCGGTTTTTGCAGCGGTTCGAGCTCCATCGGGACATGGTCGAAGGAAAAAAACTCGCCGTGGAAATCGAGCGTCCTTTGCGCCAGGCCCGCGAGGACCACGTCCAATGCCTCCGTGTAGATCCGCTGCGCGTCGGCGGGATTCACTCCGTAGAATGAAACCTCGATGGGAGAGGAGCCGCGGCCGAAGCCGATCTCGAGCCGGCCGCCGCTCATTTGATCGAGCATGCAGATCTCTTCGATCAAGCGCAGCGGATGATGCAGCGGCAGCGCATAGACCAGCGGCCCGAAGCGCAGCCGCCGCGTGCGCTCGGCGACGGCGGCGAGGAACACGCTTGGCGCCGGCGCCATGCCAAGGGGAGTCGAGTGATGCTCCGCAAGGTGGTAGGCGTAAAAACCCGCGCAGTCATAAGCCTCGACGAGATTGAGGCGTGCCGCGTAAAAATCTTTCAGCGGCGCGGCCCCGCGATCCAGATGATCGAATACGCCGAATTCCATAGCTGATTCCGAATCCGCTGGCGATGCTACATTAACCCGCGCCATCGATACAAGCCAGCGACGCGGAATGGTTTACCTGTCTCAAGGAAATTCCTCCCTCGAATCCTGAATTTTCCCTACTCATCGGGTCGCTGCGTGGTTGTATGCTTTGAGTGGGGGCGGCACACGCGGCGGCGACGCGGTCTGAAAATCATAGACATGGAGGTCGATGTTATGAACGAACAGATAGCTACAGGCCAGTGGAAGCAAATGCGCGGTGCGCTGAAATCGTGGTGGGGCCGCTTCACCGACGACGACTTCGACTGGGTCGGAGGAGAGAAGGACAAGCTGATCGGCTTGATCCAAGAGAAGTACGGACAGACCCGCGATCAGGCCGAGCAGGAAGTCGAAAAGCGCCTGAGAGAGTACGACGCGAGCGGCACAGTCGCCGGCGTGACGGCTAGGGCGCAGGAACTCGGCGCCCAGGCCACGGCCAAGGTGAGGGAAGCCGTCGACTCGGCGAGATCTTATATACGCGACAAAGACTACGGGGATATAGCCAAAGAGGCCACGGACCTGGTTCGCAGCTATCCCGTTCAATCGCTCTTGATCGGCATCGGCATCGGTTTTCTGCTGGCGCGAAGCGCGAAAAGATAATTCCATGAGCGTCAGGACGGAACCGGCGGCGCAGCCGGGTTTGTCGTCGTTGATCGCCGGCATTCTTAAAGACGCCAAAGAGCTGGCGGTGCAGGGAGCGGCGCTGGCAAAGCTCGAGGTGAAAGACGAGCTGCTCAAAGCCAAAAGCGCCGCCATCGCGGCCGGCAT
This window harbors:
- a CDS encoding LLM class flavin-dependent oxidoreductase, producing MEFGVFDHLDRGAAPLKDFYAARLNLVEAYDCAGFYAYHLAEHHSTPLGMAPAPSVFLAAVAERTRRLRFGPLVYALPLHHPLRLIEEICMLDQMSGGRLEIGFGRGSSPIEVSFYGVNPADAQRIYTEALDVVLAGLAQRTLDFHGEFFSFDHVPMELEPLQKPHPPVWYGVHSVESAERAARRGLNIVSLDSAAKTRSFVDRYRQVRGETHGKTGAKPMIGIGRFIVVAGADDEALTIARRAYSMWHRSFNHLFKLRGGAPIHQRPPTFDELPLAGQGIAGGPETVRAFLQSQLAESGANYLVGQFAFGDLSLEESLRSVDLFTRHVMPALKSKDEG
- a CDS encoding CsbD family protein, with the protein product MNEQIATGQWKQMRGALKSWWGRFTDDDFDWVGGEKDKLIGLIQEKYGQTRDQAEQEVEKRLREYDASGTVAGVTARAQELGAQATAKVREAVDSARSYIRDKDYGDIAKEATDLVRSYPVQSLLIGIGIGFLLARSAKR